A section of the Falco peregrinus isolate bFalPer1 chromosome 3, bFalPer1.pri, whole genome shotgun sequence genome encodes:
- the C3H1orf50 gene encoding uncharacterized protein C1orf50 homolog has protein sequence MHMAGSEWPRLSPVRTKPRSSPQADDFIRANACNKLTVIAEQIRYLQEQARKVLDEANRDADLHHVACNLVKKPGNIYYMYRRESGQRYFSILSPKEWGTSPHEFLGAYKLQHDMSWTPFEDIERRDAEINILDKLLSRQAALPPCTEPNFQGLTK, from the exons ATGCACATGGCAGGATCTGAGTGGCCGCGGCTCTCCCCTGTCCGGACCAAACCTCGTTCTTCCCCACAGGCAGACGACTTCATCCGAGCGAACGCCTGCAATAAATTGACCGTCATCGCCGAGCAGATCCGGTACTTGCAGGAGCAGGCTCGGAAG gtcTTGGATGAAGCTAACAGAGACGCTGACCTGCACCACGTGGCCTGCAACCTTGTGAAGAAGCCAGGAAACATTTACTACATGTACAGGCGGGAGAGTGGTCAGCGATACTTCTCCATCCTGTCTCCGAAG gAATGGGGGACCAGTCCCCATGAATTTCTTGGTGCCTATAAGCTCCAGCACGACATGTCCTGGACTCCATTTGAGGACATTGAGAGACGAGATGCTGAAATAAACATCCTGGACAAGCTGCTGAGccggcaggcagccctgcctccGTGTACAGAGCCCAACTTCCAGGGCTTGACCAAGTGA